One segment of Brassica napus cultivar Da-Ae chromosome C3, Da-Ae, whole genome shotgun sequence DNA contains the following:
- the LOC111206224 gene encoding E3 ubiquitin-protein ligase RSL1-like, whose amino-acid sequence MEGKVSEVRIDMPLPKETCSICIDDNISAIQMFSVDICGHRFCSECVKRYIEAKLLEGNRLTCPYDGCHLELRYQSCVNLLTDELKKIWKQRIIEDLIPVTERVYCPNPRCSALMSVKELSIIKSTEESGVRRLCVKCREPFCINCKVRWHHDITCDNYKILHPNPVANDTKLEALANKEMWRQCTKCQNMIELSEGCATVQCRCGHTFCYRCGANAGCCPHGHNFYDLRTGRLLYRPWCAALWTLVLLVVTVAGIVASVVCIILHFVRKK is encoded by the exons ATGGAAGGAAAAGTTTCTGAGGTCAGAATAGATATGCCTCTTCCGAAAGAGACTTGCAGTATATGTATCGATGACAATATCAGTGCTATTCAGATGTTTTCTGTTGATATTTGTGGTCATCGGTTTTGTTCCGAATGTGTGAAACGATATATTGAGGCGAAACTACTAGAGGGAAATAGGCTTACATGTCCTTATGATGGCTGCCATCTTGAGCTGCGTTATCAAAGTTGTGTCAACCTTTTGACTgatgaactaaaaaaaatttggaagcAGAGGATCATTGAGGACTTGATTCCTGTAACGGAGAGAGTTTACTGCCCGAACCCGAGGTGCTCAGCTTTAATGTCGGTAAAGGAACTCTCTATAATTAAATCGACCGAAGAATCTGGAGTTAGGAGATTATGTGTCAAATGTCGTGAACCCTTTTGCATTAACTGCAAAGTTCGGTGGCATCACGACATAACGTGCGACAATTACAAGATTTTGCATCCAAATCCTGTAGCAAACGATACAAAGCTAGAAGCTCTAGCTAATAAGGAAATGTGGCGACAATGCACAAAGTGTCAAAACATGATTGAACTTTCTGAAGGATGCGCAACTGTACAATGCAG ATGTGGACATACGTTTTGCTACCGATGTGGAGCCAATGCTGGATGTTGCCCTCATGGTCATAACTTTTATGATTTGAGGACTGGACGTCTATTGTATCGACCATGGTGTGCTGCCTTGTGGACTCTCGTTTTGCTTGTGGTGACGGTTGCTGGTATTGTCGCCTCTGTTGTTTGTATTATTTTACATTTCGTCagaaagaaatag
- the LOC106401436 gene encoding protein SUPPRESSOR OF K(+) TRANSPORT GROWTH DEFECT 1, with product MYSNFKEQAIEYVKQAVQEDNAGNYNKAFPLYMNALEYFKTHLKYEKNPKIREAITQKFTEYLRRAEEIRAVLDEGGSGPGSNGGDAAVAARPKSKPKDGGGEGGEDAEQSKLRAGLNSAIVREKPNVKWTDVAGLESAKQALQEAVILPVKYPQFFTGKRRPWRAFLLYGPPGTGKSYLAKAVATEADSTFFSVSSSDLVSKWMGESEKLVSNLFEMARESSPSIIFVDEIDSLCGQRGEGNESEASRRIKTELLVQMQGVGHSDDKVLVLAATNTPYALDQAIRRRFDKRIYIPLPEAKARQHMFKVHLGDTPHNLTESDFEYLGLKTEGFSGSDVSVCVKDVLFEPVRKTQDAMFFFKSRDGTWIPCGPRQPGAIQTTMQDLAAKGLAEKIIPPPITRTDFEKVLARQRPTVSKSDLDVHERFTQEFGEEG from the exons ATGTACAGCAATTTCAAGGAACAAGCGATCGAGTACGTGAAGCAAGCCGTACAAGAAGACAATGCTGGGAACTACAATAAGGCTTTCCCTCTCTACATGAACGCGCTTGAGTACTTCAAAACGCATCTCAAGTACGAGAAGAACCCCAAGATCAGAGAAGCTATTACCCAGAAATTCACCGAGTACCTCCGCCGCGCGGAGGAGATCCGTGCCGTTCTCGACGAAGGCGGATCGGGTCCTGGATCTAACGGCGGCGACGCAGCGGTGGCCGCGAGGCCGAAGAGTAAGCCGAAAGATGGAGGAGGAGAAGGCGGAGAGGACGCGGAGCAGTCGAAGCTCAGAGCTGGGTTGAACTCTGCGATTGTGAGGGAGAAGCCTAACGTTAAGTGGACGGATGTTGCTGGGCTCGAAAGCGCTAAGCAGGCTTTGCAGGAAGCTGTGATTTTGCCTGTCAAGTACCCACAGTTCTTCACCG gaaagaggaGGCCATGGAGAGCTTTTCTGCTGTATGGCCCGCCTGGAACAGGAAAGTCCTACTTGGCCAAAGCTGTTGCTACTGAAGCTGACTCCACCTTCTTTAG CGTGTCTTCATCAGACCTGGTCTCGAAGTGGATGGGTGAAAGTGAGAAGCTAGTATCAAACCTTTTCGAGATGGCCCGTGAAAGTTCTCCCTCGATTATTTTCGTTGATGAGATAGATTCGTTGTGTGGTCAACGTGGAGAAGGAAACGAGAGTGAAGCTTCAAGACGTATCAAAACAGAGCTTCTTGTGCAGATGCAG gGTGTTGGACATAGTGATGATAAAGTACTTGTGCTTGCAGCAACCAATACACCTTATGCTCTTGATCAG GCTATTAGGCGACGTTTTGATAAGCGTATCTATATTCCTCTCCCAGAAGCCAAGGCTAGGCAGCACATGTTCAaa GTGCATTTGGGAGACACACCTCATAATTTAACTGAATCTGATTTTGAATATTTGGGGCTCAAGACAGAAGGGTTTTCTGGTTCAGATGTTTCCGTTTGT GTAAAAGATGTCCTTTTTGAGCCTGTTCGCAAAACTCAGGACGCAATGTTCTTTTTCAAGTCACGTGATGGTACATGGATTCCATGTGGACCGAGGCAGCCTGGAGCTATCCAAACCACAATGCAAGATTTAGCAGCTAAAGGCCTTGCCGAAAAG ATTATTCCACCACCAATCACAAGAACCGATTTCGAGAAGGTACTTGCTAGGCAGAGGCCAACAGTGAGCAAATCTGACCTTGACGTCCATGAGAGATTCACACAGGagtttggagaagaaggttaA
- the LOC106400147 gene encoding protein CENTRORADIALIS-like: MARISSDPLMVGRVIGDVVDNCLHAVKMTVTYNSDKQVYNGHELLPSVVTNKPKVEVHGGDMRSFFTLVMTDPDVPGPSDPYLREHLHWIVTDIPGTTDVTFGKEIVAYEMPRPNIGIHRFVYLLFKQNCRGSVISVPSYRDQFNTRMFAHANDLGLPVAAVFFNCQRETAARRR, encoded by the exons ATGGCCCGAATTTCTTCAGACCCGCTTATGGTTGGGAGAGTGATTGGAGACGTTGTGGACAATTGTTTGCATGCAGTGAAAATGACAGTGACCTATAACTCCGACAAGCAAGTCTACAATGGCCATGAACTTTTGCCTTCTGTGGTTACAAACAAACCTAAGGTTGAAGTTCATGGGGGTGACATGAGATCATTCTTCACTTTG GTCATGACTGATCCTGATGTTCCTGGACCTAGTGACCCTTATCTGAGGGAGCACTTGCACTG GATTGTTACGGATATCCCAGGGACAACCGACGTGACATTTG gAAAGGAAATAGTAGCGTACGAGATGCCTCGGCCAAACATAGGGATCCACCGATTTGTGTATTTGCTTTTCAAGCAGAACTGTAGAGGAAGTGTGATTTCTGTGCCGTCTTACAGAGACCAATTCAACACTCGAATGTTTGCACATGCGAACGATCTCGGCCTCCCCGTTGCAGCTGTTTTCTTCAACTGCCAGCGTGAAACCGCTGCTAGACGCCGCTGA
- the LOC106397378 gene encoding zinc finger A20 and AN1 domain-containing stress-associated protein 3 encodes MSEEHRLQEPRLCANDCGFFGNTATQNLCSKCFRDLKHEQENSSTAKNALKQTLAACVASSSVSSPPPPPPPADLTSDLKEVNTENPGKRAASEPEEEEEQKPPQDPKRCLTCRRRVGITGFRCRCGFVFCGTHRYAEQHECTFDFKRVGKEKIAKANPIVKAEKLEKI; translated from the coding sequence ATGTCGGAAGAACACAGGCTTCAGGAGCCACGGTTATGCGCTAACGATTGCGGTTTCTTCGGAAACACCGCCACGCAGAATCTCTGCTCTAAATGTTTTAGAGATCTAAAGCACGAACAGGAGAACTCCTCCACCGCCAAAAACGCCCTTAAGCAGACTCTCGCCGCCTGTGTTGCGTCCTCCTCCGTATCCTCaccgcctcctcctcctcctccagccgATCTGACTTCAGATCTGAAAGAAGTCAACACAGAGAATCCGGGGAAACGGGCAGCGAGCGAGcccgaggaggaggaggagcagaAGCCGCCGCAAGATCCTAAACGCTGTTTGACTTGCCGGCGGCGCGTGGGGATCACAGGCTTCAGGTGCAGGTGTGGGTTCGTGTTTTGTGGAACCCATAGGTACGCCGAGCAGCACGAGTGCACTTTCGATTTCAAGCGGGTCGGGAAGGAGAAGATCGCTAAGGCGAATCCGATTGTGAAAGCGGAGAAGCTCGAGAAGATCTGA
- the LOC111209404 gene encoding glutathione S-transferase T3-like gives MEPFPSHSPGFVNLLASQSSPSIDVDSAEALGNSPGLVKPLERRKWGVKVDLVIISAWLNTSKDPIVANEQKVVAFWKRIELYFNASPQMIGSVRREWSQCKQRWGWVNAEVSRFVGCHEAALKEQSSGQNKNDVMKAAHDIFFNDYNVKFTLEHCWRELRFDQKWRSHVKDGAKEKRKEPAPEVVPDDGDVRPPGVKANKAGKRRKHGNEAAFDRVESLLAMKNMYSKQKILDRLLAKNEETLSSQEKELKTKLIGERVRVTGLSGGHLLQWRSLFRSIGYGCMYPQDLFPSDGLYFVLITGVCTRDNSFMTPVLYKGCVHFIIITTPV, from the exons ATGGAACCGTTCCCCTCACACTCTCCCGGGTTTGTGAACCTTTTAGCTTCGCAGAGCAGTCCATCTATAGACGTTGACTCTGCTGAGGCATTAGGTAACTCGCCCGGGTTAGTTAAACCTTTGGAAAGGAGAAAGTGGGGTGTTAAAGTAGACCTTGTGATCATTAGCGCTTGGTTGAACACGAGCAAGGATCCCATAGTCGCTAATGAGCAGAAGGTAGTGGCCTTTTGGAAGAGAATAGAGCTGTATTTCAACGCAAGCCCTCAGATGATTGGCTCCGTTCGTAGAGAATGGAGCcaatgtaagcagaggtggggatGGGTGAATGCGGAGGTGAGCAGGTTCGTTGGTTGCCATGAAGCAGCTTTGAAGGAGCAGTCGAGCGGGCAAAATAAGAATGATGTCATGAAAGCAGCACATGACATCTTCTTCAATGACTACAACGTCAAATTCACACTTGAACATTGCTGGAGGGAGCTGAGGTTTGATCAGAAATGGAGGTCACACGTCAAAGATGGTGCAAAGGAGAAGAGGAAGGAACCAGCTCCGGAGGTCGTACCTGACGATGGAGATGTTAGGCCTCCGGGTGTGAAGGCCAACAAAGCAGGGAAGCGCAGGAAGCACGGGAATGAAGCTGCTTTTGATCGAGTTGAGAGCTTGCTAGCTATGAAAAATATGTATTCAAAACAAAAGATTCTTGATCGTCTCCTTGCCAAAAATGAGGAGACACTTTCTTCTCAAGAGAAGGAACTTAAGACTAAACTAATTG GTGAGAGAGTGCGGGTCACGGGTTTGAGTGGAGGTCACTTGTTGCAGTGGAGGTCACTT TTTAGGTCCATCGGATATGGGTGTATGTACCCACAGGATTTGTTTCCAAGTGACGGTTTGTATTTTGTACTCATCACGGGTGTTTGTACCCGTGATAATAGCTTCATGACTCCAGTTCTATATAAAGGATGTGTTCACTTCATTATCATCACCACTCCAGTTTGA
- the LOC125584386 gene encoding uncharacterized protein LOC125584386 yields the protein MSSSSSDEVDEALEEMVDQVVDNHIHSVIHGHPNKSKRWAYIERAREQGHNQLWNDYFNDNPTYPPEMFRRRFRMNKSLFLRIVERISNEVPYFQQRRSACGRNELSPLQKCTAAIRMLAYGQSGDTYDEYLRLGDSTARLCLANFTDAIILLFGDEYLRSPTAEDLQRLLDVGEVRGFSGMIGSIDCMHWEWKNCPTAWKGQFTRGSGKPTIVLEAVASQDLWIWHAFFGLPGTLNDINVLDRSPVFDDILHGRAPKVKFKVNNHTYRMAYYLTDGIYPNWSTFIQSIPLPQGPKAEKFAQKQESVRKDVERAFGVLQSRFAIVKNPALQWDKEKIGKIMRTCVILHNMIVENERHGYAQINTCEFESEESSRTSKVTSRESIQAGDMLGMRREVRDQEKHARLKADLMENIWQKFGDEDE from the coding sequence atgtcttcctcatcaagtgaTGAAGTTGATGAAGCTTTAGAAGAAATGGTCGACCAAGTTGTTGATAATCACATCCACTCAGTGATTCATGGTCACCCCAACAAGTCCAAAAGATGGGCTTATATCGAAAGAGCTCGGGAACAAGGACACAATCAGCTGTGGAACGATTATTTCAATGATAATCCTACATACCCACCGGAAATGTTTAGGAggcgttttcgaatgaacaaatcattgttccttcgcattgtGGAACGTATAAGTAATGAAGTTCCATACTTTCAGCAAAGACGAAGTGCTTGCGGAAGGAACGAGCTATctccacttcaaaagtgtacggcagctatacgtatgctggcatatggtcaatcgggagatacatatgacgaatatctccgacttggtgacaGTACAGCACGTTTATGTTTGGCAAATTTCACTGATGCAATAATACTATTGTTTGGAGATGAATATCTACGAAGCCCTACAGCCgaggatcttcaacgattaCTCGATGTTGGAGAGGTACGGGGGTTTTCGGGAATGATAggcagcatcgactgtatgcattgggagtggaagaactGCCCAACGGCTTGGAAAGGTCAGTTCACACGGGGttcaggaaagccgacaattgtcttagaagccgtggcatcacaagatctttggatatggcacgcatttTTTGGCTTACCAGGTACActcaacgatatcaatgttcttgatcggtcacctgtttttgatgacatcttaCATGGTCGAGCGCCTAAAGttaagttcaaggtcaacaaccacacttatcgtatggcctactatcttactgacggaatttatccaaactggtcaacatttatccaatccatcccacttcctcaaggtcctaaagccgAGAAATTTGCACAGAAGCAAGAATCCgtcagaaaagatgtcgaacgggcttttggagtattacagtcgaggtttgcaattgttaaaaatccagctCTACAATGGGATAAGGAAAAGATAGGTAAGATAATGAGAacttgtgtcatattgcacaatatgatagtagagaacGAACGACACGGATACGCTCAAATAAATACTTGTGAGTTCGAATCAGAAGAGTCAAGCAGAACTTCAAAGGTGACAAGCAGAGAAAGTATTCAAGCTGGTGATATGTTAGGCATGCGCAGAGAAGTTCGAGATCAAGAGAAGCATGCtcgtttgaaagctgatttaatggaaaatatttggcaaaagtttggtgatgaagatgaataa